In Zea mays cultivar B73 chromosome 7, Zm-B73-REFERENCE-NAM-5.0, whole genome shotgun sequence, the following proteins share a genomic window:
- the LOC103632541 gene encoding putative uncharacterized protein DDB_G0287975: MQIRVQCACGESSCPEWAVVELQGVVQPQASFAGDIRGLHIGRLCSSPSPASASSKAGFTFTVGYHELAGTKVTLKKPLLVLRKKKVNAGAQEEEPPTAAEVELEVIGIIRHKILFKDRPKALISKPPTKEKKAVQPAAK; the protein is encoded by the exons ATGCAGATCCGGGTGCAGTGCGCGTGCGGCGAGTCGTCGTGCCCGGAATGGGCCGTCGTGGAGCTGCAGGGCGTGGTGCAGCCGCAGGCCTCCTTCGCCGGCGACATCCGGGGACTCCACATCGGCCGCCTCTGCTCCTCCCCTTCCCCAGCCTCCGCCTCGTCCAAG GCAGGGTTCACCTTCACGGTGGGGTACCACGAGCTCGCCGGCACAAAGGTGACGCTCAAGAAGCCCCTGCTggtgctcaggaagaagaaggttAATGCTGGTGCTCAGGAAGAAGAGCCACCGACGGCGGCGGAGGTGGAGCTGGAGGTGATCGGCATCATCCGGCACAAGATCCTATTCAAGGACCGCCCCAAGGCCCTCATCTCAA AGCCGccaaccaaggagaagaaggcCGTGCAGCCAGCAGCAAAGTGA